From Plasmodium brasilianum strain Bolivian I chromosome 2, whole genome shotgun sequence, one genomic window encodes:
- a CDS encoding PIR protein, translating to MAKNQISIVRNQLKQQYELFLNKWPGDDNINEDSYVNKYNSLCKELAKSSEDQVNEDICKTFFGFLENINLSGHDIYKNHSRWTNFINWSYKKINNNGSNNLNLENIREFMIKFGRIFHKKINGHIDNVEILNNDNEILKNVLKLHYFSNSLGDFLEELKNGYETDPKYKSYCQYTNDCLDIYDIYYPALCSTDITDEEIPEHVCEVINKFKKNYDDRVFPEISYRGNTIKVDGLVGSRVKCSVLQTQYKDSGFVRKLVRGFVNNVKAEGFSPFMVTMIIGYSLLGILLIFFILYKCVISSCDSSSCDSSSCDSSSCDSSSCDSSSCDSSSCNSRSCGCNYNLKYGNSESEYEDEEFSDDEDALEVGHSTKIQLSNDELLYYGKRCRGYLKEGLGCYRMLRLRVYSII from the exons ATGGCTAAAAATCAAATAAGTATAGTTCGTAATCAATTGAAACAACAG taCGAATTATTTTTGAACAAATGGCCTGGGGATGATAACATTAATGAGGACTCATATGTGAATAAATACAATTCATTATGCAAGGAATTAGCCAAATCGTCAGAGGACCAAGTTAATGAGGATATATGTAAAACCTTTTTTggttttttagaaaatataaatttaagtggacatgatatatataaaaatcataGTAGATGgacaaattttattaactggtcatacaaaaaaattaataataatggttccaataatttaaatttagaaAACATACGTGaatttatgataaaatttggaagaatatttcataaaaagataaatggTCATATTGATAATgttgaaattttaaataatgataatgaaattttaaaaaacgtATTGAAgttacattatttttcaaatagtTTAGGAGATTTTTTAGAAGAATTGAAAAATGGATATGAAACTGATCCAAAGTATAAATCATATTGTCAATATACCAATGACTGTttagatatatatgatatCTATTACCCTGCTTTATGCTCAACTGATATAACGGATGAAGAGATTCCAGAACATGTATGTGaagttataaataaatttaaaaagaattatgaTGATAGGGTATTCCCCGAAATAAGTTATAGGGGTAATACTATCAAAGTGGATGGTTTAGTAGGAAGTCGAGTTAAGTGTTCTGTGTTGCAAACTCAATATAAAGATAGTGGGTTTGTCCGTAAGCTTGTTCGTGGTTTTGTTAATAATGTTAAAGCGGAAGGATTTTCCCCTTTTATGGTTACCATGATAATTGGCTATTCATTATTGGGCATACtactcatttttttcattttgtataaG TGTGTTATCAGCAGTTGTGATAGCAGCAGTTGTGATAGCAGCAGTTGTGATAGCAGCAGTTGTGATAGCAGCAGTTGTGATAGCAGCAGTTGTGATAGCAGCAGTTGTAACAGCAGAAGTTGTGGTTGTAACTATAATTTGAaat ATGGAAATTCAGAGTCGGAATATGAGGACGAAGAATTTTCAGATGATGAGGATGCTTTGGAGGTTGGACA CTCCACGAAAATTCAACTTAGTAATGATGAATTACTTTATTATGGCAAAAGATGTAGAGGATACTTGAAGGAAGGTTTAGGGTGTTACCGTATGTTAAGGTTAAGAGTTTACAgcataatataa
- a CDS encoding hypothetical protein (Plasmodium exported protein) — MIRKNSIIMTSSYIDSTYHTGEDDENKGLNPIDDFKTISFEHSQCSSCKIWNKENQEDNLIDILSKGRSLALKNTFKFGGGKVMTTPFMHSLYGEVQDGILDNMYDGTRDKLTTKLLDGMYDEWSYKTYGKSNDKLHSVLCYAPSEGSSVNLSNVLSYAPSEGSSVNLSNVLSYAPSEGSSVNLSNVLSYAPSEGSSVNLSNVPSYAPSEGSSNELRNHRDDIMNPFTESYIKNINSIKIDKIFKYTCDNIKNKKLFRKIVDKAQRILNTKTMKVIKFIIPFIPVISMITAALTTLLLGLSLQAIFIAIFAPFAYPYIFISLRNK, encoded by the exons atgataaggaaaaatagTATCATCATGACTTCATCATATATTGATTCTACATATCATACAGGGGAggatgatgaaaataaaggTTTGAATCCCATAGATGATTTTAAGACTATTTCATTTGAACACTCTCAG TGTTCTAGTTGCAAAATATGGAATAAGGAAAATCAAGAAGACAATTTAATCGATATCCTATCTAAAGGTAGATCATTGGCACTTAAgaatacatttaaatttgGAGGAGGTAAAGTAATGACCACCCCCTTTATGCATTCATTATATGGGGAGGTACAAGATGGGATATTAGATAACATGTACGATGGAACGCGTGATAAGTTGACTACGAAACTACTCGATGGAATGTATGATGAATGGTCCTATAAAACGTATGGAAAGTCAAATGACAAGTTACATAGTGTATTGTGTTATGCACCGAGTGAGGGGTCTAGTGTTAATCTATCGAATGTACTGAGTTATGCACCGAGTGAGGGGTCTAGTGTTAATCTATCGAATGTACTGAGTTATGCACCGAGTGAGGGGTCTAGTGTTAATCTATCGAATGTACTGAGTTATGCACCGAGTGAGGGGTCTAGTGTTAATCTATCGAATGTACCGAGTTATGCACCGAGTGAGGGGTCTAGTAACGAATTGCGCAACCATAGAGATGATATAATGAACCCATTTACTGAAtcgtatataaaaaacattaattccattaaaattgataaaatatttaaatacacatgtgataatataaaaaacaagaaGCTCTTTCGAAAAATTGTAGATAAGGCTCAACGGATATTAAATACTAAAACAAtgaaagtaataaaatttattattccaTTTATACCAGTTATTTCTATGATAACAGCAGCACTTACAACTTTGTTGTTAGGCTTAAGTCTACAGGCCATTTTCATAGCAATATTTGCCCCATTTGCATATCCGTACATTTTCATATctttaagaaataaatga
- a CDS encoding PIR protein, with protein sequence MFIYNKTIQLGNIKNEETHEAWMDFVKWFYDSGKTSVNFYENQDNENLPVSGLEKYRVTQNLDDILNNHDNLTDFLKLHFFSKNVGYIQDILSYQGNKYYKDSCKFVNDCLDIYRKFKKEFCKNSLESGYKSSAVCNELYIFSDRYEKTLYRPLKSHNKVGSLIEFEEGAQVRCSLDDPLYKRFVWSFYNEQTSELTPLGNVVVSLLFLFGIYLAGFVLYKFTPFGKHINPRLRRKLKRAWHKVERDYAEQMLKDGTDNEPPQESTMSIDMDYFPRNYMKVEYK encoded by the exons ATGTTTA tatataataaaaccaTTCAGTTgggaaatattaaaaatgaagaaacaCATGAAGCATGGATGGACTTTGTTAAATGGTTTTATGATAGTGGAAAAACTTCTGTAAATTTTTACGAAAACCaagataatgaaaatttaccTGTTTCAggtttagaaaaatatagagTTACTCAAAATTTAgatgatattttaaataatcatGATAACTTGAcagattttttaaaattacattttttttctaagaATGTTGGTTATATTCAAGATATATTATCATATCAgggtaataaatattacaaagaCAGTTGTAAATTTGTAAATGATTGCCttgatatatatagaaaatttaaaaaagaattttgtaaaaattcaCTGGAAAGTGGTTATAAAAGTAGTGCCGTGTGTAACGaattgtacattttttcGGATAGATATGAGAAAACACTCTATAGACCTTTGAAATCACATAATAAAGTGGGTTCTTTAATAGAATTTGAAGAAGGGGCTCAAGTAAGATGTTCACTAGATGATCCATTATATAAACGATTTGTTTGGAGTTTTTATAATGAACAAACATCTGAATTAACACCTTTAGGTAATGTTGTGGTCTCATTACTCTTTTTGTTTGGAATTTATTTGGCTGGTTTCGTTTTGTATAAG TTTACCCCATTTGGGAAACACATTAATCCAAGATTACGaaggaaattaaaaaggGCCTGGCACAAGGTGGAAAGAGATTACGCCGAACAAATGCTTAAAGATGGTACTGATAATGAGCCCCCACAGGAGAGCACTATGTCCATTGATATGGATTATTTCCCTCGTAATTATATGAAGgtagaatataaataa